In Macaca mulatta isolate MMU2019108-1 chromosome 16, T2T-MMU8v2.0, whole genome shotgun sequence, the sequence GGTGACCCCAACCCCTCCCATCCAGGCTGACGATGGTCCGAATCCACCTCTGTCCCAGCCAGGTCTGGGGCACTCGGTGGGGGAGGGACACAGCTGCTGAGCGACGACCACAGGAACCGGCTCCAGAGGCCAGAGCTGTCCTGGGGACCAGACAGCTGGGCCGTGAGAACGGGGATCCTCCCGTGGGAGGGAACCGTCCCGGGAGCCTCCAGGGCCCTCGGCAGCCAGACGGCTCTCCTTCCGGAAGAGACCGCCTGGGTCACCACACGCAGAGCCAGAAAGGgtccagttatttatttttactatttcacATTTTCAGCAAACAAATCAAGGTGCAAACAGGGTTTATTTCACATTAATATATTAACTGGATTTTTTGTCAAATAAATAGGGAATTCTCTTTAGATAACCATCTCCTCACTTCATGGCCAGTCCAGGAACAAACAAGAGCGAATGTTAGCGCATCCAGGGGCACGAAGCTTAAGGGGAAGAAGCAGGCTGGGGGGCTAGTGGCAGGTCCCGGCCGGCATGAAGGGTCAGCGGCCCTTGTTTCCAGCCCCACCCAGCAGCCCAAAAGTGGACAGACATGCATTCTCTGGTTCCAGTCAGGAAGCTCCTTCTAGAGGGAAGTGAGAGGTGAGGGAAAGCAAATTCCAGAAACACCAGCGAAAGGCAGAAGCACTTCCTCCCAGCCTCGGCGGCCCTGCCCCGACGCCACCCAAGCCCTGGAAGCTCATTTTACAGCTTCAAAAGTCACACGGGGTGGCAACAGCATGACTCAGGACAAGGAAGGGAAGGACAGTGGCAGGGCTGCAGCTGGACCCTGGCTGAGTGGAATGCAGACACGGTGGCCTTCTGAGACCAGCATAGACCAGCGGAGGGAATGTGAGCAGGGCCTGGCAGGGCCGGGGAAGACACCTGGCTGGTCTGAAGTGGCTCATGAGGCTGAGTGTAGCAGTGGCTGCCAGACTGAGGGAGCTGGACTGCGGTGGAGGAGGTGGCCAGAGAGTCCCTTCGAGGGGAGAAGCTGAGAGTGAAACAGGAACAGGGGATGCCCCATGCTCCCAGGAGAGCCCCAGACAGTGAGTGAGGCACACTGGGCAGCGTTGTGGGCTCTGGGCTGGCATGGAAGCTGGGCGGCACCTCTCCTGAGGCCGGGGGCCCTAATGTCCCACAATGCTAGTTCCTGGTAATTGTTTATGATCAGACCTGGAGGGAGAACAAGgcgccccctcccccagccccagtgcAGCCCCAATGGGAGGGGTAGGGTACAGAGATaagggtgggaggcagggaggcaggagggccTACTGGGTCTTCTTATCTTCCGGTGGGTAGTAGGGAGGTGGTGGCGGCTGGCTctaaagaagggagaaagggaaaattCGCGTTAGAAGGTTTAAAACATGGCGCAGTCTTCCCCCTGTGGCTCCCAGCATCTGTGGCTGCGGGGCTGTACTGGCACTGCCACTGGCACTGCCACGCTCTCTCACCGTGGGCATGTAGACGTTGTGAGGGTTGCCTGGGTTGTAGTAGGCGCTGGCGGCTGCTTCTGCGGCCTTGGCTTCGGCTGTGAGAGCAAACACACCCAGTGTCAGTGACAAGTTCTCATCCCCCTGAGCTTAGCCCAGAGACCCTGGGTCCCCATGGCTCGGGGCAGCTGGTGCTGGGGGTCCAGTTCCGCCAATAACAGCAGCAGGTGAGGCTTCCTGAGCATGGGCCACGTGCTGGCATGGTCCTTTCCAGGCCCATCGCATGTCTCACCTCATCTAATCCTTGAGCCAACCCCCCAGGTGCCACCGTGACCGACCAACTGAGTGTAGATGAGAGGATGAGAGGACCGAGGCACACAGGGTGACATTCCCTGCCCAGGCCATGTGGGTAGCTaagggatgggggtggggccAGAATCTAGCTCCGCACCACCAGGCCACGGCCCTGCTGGGCCCCTGGGGTAGTCCAGGGGTCATCCATCATCTGCGGCTCTCAGCAGTCTCTGGCCATTCTGAGGCTCTCTGTGCAACCTTGGGGAGGAGAGGGCTGGTCCCGAAGGGCTGCCAGCACCCAAAGGCCCTCACCTGCAGGAGTGGAGGGGACATCGGGGCCGCTGACCGGAGGTTCCATGGGCCCAGGATAGGGCGGTGGTGGGGGCTGCACGTATCCCATGGCCCCGTCCATCATGGGGGGTCCTGGATAGAACTCTGCTCGGCAAGAGAGCAACAGGGACCCGGTGAGCACCCGGCTGCGGCCCCCTCTGAGGGGGGCCTCTCCAGATCCTGTTAGTCCTGAAGCAGCTCAAGGAATGAAGCCTCCCTGGCCTGGGGGAGCCTGGATAGGCGGGCTCATGAGGGGAGGGTGGGCAGCAAAGGACACACTCACCAGGCGGGGGCGGTGGATAGGGGTAGCCAGGAGGGCAGGGGTACATTCCATTGGCGACTGGCGGGGGATAGACATAGGCCCCGCTGGGCATGTAAGAGTAGCCATAGGCTCCATTGGGGGCTTCACCTCTGGAGGCTACAAGTACAAGGGGAAAGAGAAATGAGTGTGGCCTGCCTTGGGGCGGGGAGAGGGCGGTCCCACTGCCTGCAGAGGGGAGCTATTGGGGCCCAGGAGTGTGCCCAGCAGACATGCTCTGTCCACCCCACTCCACTCTCCACCCACACTCGGGGCTGCCTTGGTCAGGGATGGGGTGATGAGAGAGGACAGGAGAGGTCAGAGCCAGGGGAAGGCAAGGGAGGTCAAGGACAAGGGTGGAGGGTGGACGGAGGCCAGGAGGGAGGCTCAGGGCTGGGGTAGGAGTGAGCTGGCGGAGGATGTCTGCTGGGCCCATCCCTCGGTCATTTTCAATGGCTGCAAAACCGCAGTTTAATGGTTGGTTTGGGGTTTGTTTTATGGGGCCATAGTAAAGTGTCCTTGAGTCCAAACAGCTTTGTCAaaatgtgatccacctgctccaGGCAGGGAAACGCAGCCTCTGAGGTACAGGACAGAGCTCACGCCAATGACAGCTTTCCTTCCCAACTCCTAGGCCTGCTCAGCCTAGTGCCCAGACACTTACCTcttgaatgtttaaaaaagcaaaaaaaaaaggaagcaaactcAAACCAAACCCCTACATGTTCAGTGTGTCCTCAGCCCCTAATCTTCGGAGCCTGGATACCTTGAGATGCCACCTGGAGCATCCGCTGTCCAAACTCAATGGCGCCCCCTGCCGTGAAAGTCAACTTGTAGGAAGCAGAACCTTCCCAGCCACCTGAGAGGGGAAGGACAGCGAATAAAcaccacagaaaaagaaaaccgaTGCCCCAAGAGATGGCTGTTTTCCTCTCCAGGGCTTCATCCGACGCCCGGGAGGCTTGCAGGAAGCTAGGCCTGCACTGTGATGGGGACTTCCCAGTGCCATGGTTTCCAGCCTGCTGCCTGCATAGGAGCCAGCACTGCAGCCCGGCCAGGCCCTGCTATACTCGCTTCCCCCTTTGGAACAAGGGCCTCTCCTTCCTGAAACAAGCCTGTCCTCCCACCACTGGCCCAATATGTACACAGGTGCCAAGGCCACCTTGGTGTGGTTTTAGAGCTAACATCAAGGTTTCTTTCCACCCCCAGTCAAGCACTCGGCAGCTGCACAGGCACAAGCCCACTCGACAACAACCGACCCTGAAATTCAGAGCAGACCTCTCATCCTAAGGGGGTCCAAGGACAGACTCCAGCCCTTCTAGCTTGGCTTCTGCCCAAAGAGGGACCAAGAGCGCTCAATAGCAAGGGCGGGCCTGGCTGCCTGTCAAGGGGAAGGCAAGTTCAGTGCAGAGGTCTCTGGGGCCTGCCAAAAAGCCAGCCCCAAAGCAGGGTAACTCTGGCTTCCAGAGGCAGTTGCCTCTTCCTGGCTCTCATGAAAAGGCCCCTCTCAAGAACTGATGCAGCTCCTTCCTGAGTCTAAAATTTGTATGCACTCGCCAAGGCGCACTAAGCATCCTGACTCAGTCCGCAAGCTTCTGCAGACTTCACGCTCTGAAAAGCTGACCTGAGCtgccgtcttttttttttttttttttttttttgagacggagtcttgctctgtcacccaggctggagtgcagtggccggatctcagctcactgcaagctctgcctcccgggtttacgccattctcctgcctcagcctcccgagtagctgggactacaggcgcccgccaccgcgcccggctagttttttgtattttttagtagagacggggtttcaccgtgttagccaggatggtctcgatctcctgacctcgtgatccgcccgcctcggcctcccaaagtgctgggattacaggcttgagccaccgcgcccggccaagctgcCGTCTTTAATGCCAGCATTTTCCCCAGCTCTTGGCAATCAAACCCCACCAGCTGGCAGCCCAGAGCTGGGAAGAGGTCATGGCTAGGGCGATAAGGGTCTGAAGGGGACACCCCCAGGGCGGCAGTCAGAGGCTCCCAGGGCACCTCCCTGGAAGCCCCATCCGTGTCCCTGAGTTCCCATCACCTACCTCCCGCTTCCGCCTTCactgttcccttgatgtagtttGCACCAAATACGGGCTGCTTGATCTCACAGTCTTTCATGAGATAAAACGGCATCATGAAGGACTGCATGGCATCCTTGCCCTTGGACAGAAAGATGACCTGCAGGGAGAGAGGGTGAGGCCATCAGCACCGGAAGCACCGCCCACGCTGCCATGCTTCCCACCTGTTTCCTGGGAGTGACGAGTCTGCTCTCAGTGCCAGGGTCCAGCAGCCCCACGGCGCTCTCTGTGCCAGACACTCCTGGAGAGAGCTGTGGAAAGGGGAAGGGCTCACTGCGGCCTGGAGAGGCCAAGCTCACGTACATGGGAGAAAAACGTACTGGTCACAGACAGTATCTATGAGCAGGGCAGACTGCTCTGTCACTGACATGGTGGTGGGGAGGTGGTGGCGGTGGTGCCTAAGTGAAGGGGCCTACGAAGGAGGAAGGACAGGCAGAAGCAAGGGGAGGACAAGCAGAGGCAAGGCAGGGACGGGTTCCTGAAAGGGGGGATCTCCAGCCTGAGCTCCAGAACCGAGCATGATGGTGCAGTGGTCGCTAGTTACCATTGAGGCGGACTATAAACAGTAACAAGAGCTCTCCTGGAGCCTGTGCCTGGAGAACgccctgggttttcttttttcctttttttaaaattttatttattttttttttgagacggagtcttgctctgtcgcccaggctggagtgcagtggtgcaatcttggctcactgcaagctctgcctcccgggttcatgccattctcctgcctcagcctcccgagcagctgggactacaggcatctgccactatgcccggctaattttttgtatttttagtagagacggggtttccctgtgttaaccaggatggtctcgatctcctgatctcgtgatctgcctgccttggcctcccaaagtgctggaattacaggcatgagccaccgcacccagccttttaatttttttgagacggagtctcactctgtaacccagactggagtacagtggaccaatcttggctcactgcagcctccgcctcccaggttcaagtgattctttcacctcagcctcccgagtagctgggattacgggtaagtgccaccacgcctggccaatttttgtatttttagtagagacagggtttcgccatgttggccaggctggtctcgaattcctgacctcaggtgatccaccagctttggcctcccaaagtgctgggattacaggcgtgagccaccaggacTGGCCAGGCCCGGGTTTTAAATCCATGACTTTAATCTGTGACTGAAGATGccaacttcagcctccagagatggggttttgaggCTCCGCTGTCTTTGCTAAGTCATGAGATTAAAACTTGAAAATGTGCTCTCTTCTTCCAGCTGTCTTTGGgtctaagtcttttttttttttttttttttgagacggtgtctcgttctgtcgcccagactggagtgcagtggcgcgatctcagctcactgcaagctccgcctcctgggttcacgccattctcctgcctcagcctcccaagtagctgggactacaggcgcccaccactacacccggctaattttttgtacttttagtagagacagggtttcaccatgttagctaggatggtctcgatctcctgacctcgtgatccgcccacctcggcctctcaaagtgctgggattacaggtgtgagccaccgtgcccggcttttgtttttttgaggcagggtctcactctgttgcccaggctggagtgcagtggcatgatcccagctcactgcagcctcaacctctcccGGCTCCAGTTactatccacctcagcctcttgggtagctgggactacaggcatgtgacaccacacccagcttatgtttgtattttttgtaaagatggggtttcgccatgttacacaggctggtctcgaaatcctgagctcaagtggtccacctgccttggcctcccaaagtgctgggattacaggcataagccactgcaccagcctgtcTTTAAGTCTAAGCCTTAAGTGGCTACAAGCAGCAATTTTCCAACAACATCCATTTGTATTTCTCAACCTCTCAGAGTCCACGTGGGTAACTCTCAGGCAAGGCCCATTCTGCAGCCTGGCATTTGTCATTCTGCGGGGTAGTACTGGGCTCTCTGCCCAGTCCAGAGGCTGTGCCACGCAACTGTGCCCTGTTTACCAGATTTCTCACCCTGGATGTGCACAGGGCTTCATGGGCTACtctcacagaaaacaaaatgttaataataatagtCTCTGGCCTCCAGGCCCAAGTCATGCCAGCGCTGCATCCAACTCTATAGAGGTTTTGCAGCAGCGGCTCTGGAATTTACATGGGTTCACTGCCCAGTGGTCAGGTCAGTTACACAAAGAGCCTGGTGGTTCTGGAATCCAGGAGCATGTGACGGAGAAACAGGCAGAGTGAGGCACTAACATTCACCAGGGTTCAGAGGCCACTtgactcatgaggctgaggcggACCCGAGACTAAGACTCACGTCACCTCCAACAGCAACAAGCCTCTCAACCAACTGTCCTGCTGGGCAACTCACCCGGTAAGGGGTAAGGTAGACGGTGCCTTTCTTGGTCCCTTTGAAGGCTTCTGGCACGTTCTTCATGTCATTGAATGTGAGTTCCACATGATCATAGGACATTAGGATGCTGTgatgagaaaagaggaaaagcctTGATGAGACAGTATGGAGATGCGATGTCACCCAGACACTGGGCCTTTCTCCCAAGCAGCTGCCCGGCACATCAGCTCTCATAACCTCTCAACAGTACTGCATTAAAACCATTcatagggccgggcacggtggctcacacctgtatcccagcactttgggaggccgaggcaggtggatcacaaggtcaagagtttgagaacagcctggccaacacggtgaaaccccatctctactaaaaataccaaaacattaGTCGTGGCGGgcccccataatcccagctactcaggaggctgaggagggagaattgcttgaacccaggaggcggaagttgcagtgagccaagatggcaccattgcactccagcctgggcaacaagagagaagctccagccgggcacggtggctcatgcctgtaatcccagcactttgagaggctgaagcgggcggatcacctgaggtcaggagttcaagaccagcctgaccaacatggagaaaccctgtctctactaaaaaagtacaaaattagctgggcgtggtggtgggcgtctgtaatcccagctattagggaggccgaggcaggagaatcgcttgaacccgggaggcagaggttgcggtgagccgagatcgtgccattgcactccagcctgggcaacaagagcgaaactccatctcaaaaaaaaaagagagagagagagaagctctgtctcaaaaacaaataaattaataaagccATTCATAGGGCTAGgagcggtggcccacacctgtaatccaagcactttgggaggctgaggctggtggatcgcttgagcccaggagtttgagaccagcctgggtaacgtggcgagaccccgtctctacaaaaaaactaaaaaccaccaccaccaccaagaaaAAACCCCATTAATGCAGCCATGGAAGAAACGAGCACGTTGGGGTTCTGTAAAATTTCCCAAACCCCGCTTACACAGCCCCCAAATGATCAACGTGGTAGCAGAGTTACAGGGCTCTAGAGAGGCCGCCATCCCTCAAGTAGGTGAGGTGATCTGGCTTaacttttctattctcttttaaGTCCTTTTGACAGATGCTCTGTTTTTGCTGGTTTGTTTTTCAACCCTAACATATAAACATATCTAAGAGATGACTGTA encodes:
- the WBP2 gene encoding WW domain-binding protein 2 isoform X3; this translates as MALNKNHSEGGGVIVNNTESILMSYDHVELTFNDMKNVPEAFKGTKKGTVYLTPYRVIFLSKGKDAMQSFMMPFYLMKDCEIKQPVFGANYIKGTVKAEAGGGWEGSASYKLTFTAGGAIEFGQRMLQVASQEFYPGPPMMDGAMGYVQPPPPPYPGPMEPPVSGPDVPSTPAAEAKAAEAAASAYYNPGNPHNVYMPTSQPPPPPYYPPEDKKTQ
- the WBP2 gene encoding WW domain-binding protein 2 isoform X1, whose translation is MFQNCSGSSILMSYDHVELTFNDMKNVPEAFKGTKKGTVYLTPYRVIFLSKGKDAMQSFMMPFYLMKDCEIKQPVFGANYIKGTVKAEAGGGWEGSASYKLTFTAGGAIEFGQRMLQVASQASRGEAPNGAYGYSYMPSGAYVYPPPVANGMYPCPPGYPYPPPPPEFYPGPPMMDGAMGYVQPPPPPYPGPMEPPVSGPDVPSTPAAEAKAAEAAASAYYNPGNPHNVYMPTSQPPPPPYYPPEDKKTQ
- the WBP2 gene encoding WW domain-binding protein 2 isoform X2 is translated as MALNKNHSEGGGVIVNNTESILMSYDHVELTFNDMKNVPEAFKGTKKGTVYLTPYRVIFLSKGKDAMQSFMMPFYLMKDCEIKQPVFGANYIKGTVKAEAGASRGEAPNGAYGYSYMPSGAYVYPPPVANGMYPCPPGYPYPPPPPEFYPGPPMMDGAMGYVQPPPPPYPGPMEPPVSGPDVPSTPAAEAKAAEAAASAYYNPGNPHNVYMPTSQPPPPPYYPPEDKKTQ
- the WBP2 gene encoding WW domain-binding protein 2 produces the protein MALNKNHSEGGGVIVNNTESILMSYDHVELTFNDMKNVPEAFKGTKKGTVYLTPYRVIFLSKGKDAMQSFMMPFYLMKDCEIKQPVFGANYIKGTVKAEAGGGWEGSASYKLTFTAGGAIEFGQRMLQVASQASRGEAPNGAYGYSYMPSGAYVYPPPVANGMYPCPPGYPYPPPPPEFYPGPPMMDGAMGYVQPPPPPYPGPMEPPVSGPDVPSTPAAEAKAAEAAASAYYNPGNPHNVYMPTSQPPPPPYYPPEDKKTQ